From a region of the Panicum virgatum strain AP13 chromosome 2K, P.virgatum_v5, whole genome shotgun sequence genome:
- the LOC120669248 gene encoding calcium-dependent protein kinase 18-like: protein MGLCSSSTAAAADAPRRPGGAAAGRREREKGRGIVACGKRTDFGYDKDFEARFSLGRLLGHGQFGYTFAAVDRASGDRVAVKRIDKNKMVLPVAVEDVKREVKILKALQGHENVVHFYNAFEDDNFVYIVMELCEGGELLDRILAKKDSRYSEKDAAVIVRQMLKVAAECHLHGLVHRDMKPENFLFKSTKEDSPLKATDFGLSDFIRPGKQFRDIVGSAYYVAPEVLKRKSGPESDVWSIGVITYILLCGRRPFWDKTEDGIFKEVLKNKPDFRRKPWPNITPAAKDFVQKLLVKDPRARLTAAQALSHDWVREGGKASEIPLDISVLHNMRQFVKYSRFKQFALRALASTLNSEELSDLRDQFNAIDVDKNGTISLEELKQALAKDVPWRLKGPRVLEIIEAIDSNTDGLVDFEEFVAATLHVHQLVEHDTEKWKSLSQAAFDKFDVDGDGYITSDELRMHTGMKGSIDPLLEEADIDKDGKISLDEFRRLLKTASMSARTVQTPRGVCVS from the exons atgggcCTCTGCAGCTCCTccaccgcggcggccgcggacgcgccccggcggcccggcggcgcggcggcggggaggagggagagggagaaggggcgcggGATCGTGGCGTGCGGCAAGCGGACCGACTTCGGGTACGACAAGGACTTCGAGGCGCGGTTCTCGCTCGGCAGGCTGCTGGGCCACGGCCAGTTTGGGTACACCTTCGCCGCCGTCGACCGCGCGTCCGGCGACCGCGTCGCCGTCAAGCGCATCGACAAGAACAAG ATGGTCCTTCCTGTTGCTGTTGAAGACGTAAAGCGAGAAGTTAAAATATTGAAGGCCTTACAAGGGCACGAAAATGTTGTACATTTTTACAATGCATTTGAAGATGACAACTTTGTGTATATAGTCATGGA ATTATGTGAGGGTGGTGAATTACTTGATCGTATATTAGCCAA GAAAGATAGCCGTTATAGCGAGAAAGATGCTGCAGTAATTGTCCGACAGATGCTCAAGGTTGCAGCTGAGTGCCACCTGCACGGTTTGGTTCATCGGGACATGAAACCTGAG AACTTCCTATTCAAATCAACAAAGGAGGACTCACCCCTCAAGGCTACAGATTTTGGCCTTTCAGATTTCATAAGACCAG GAAAGCAATTCCGTGACATTGTCGGAAGTGCCTACTATGTGGCACCAGAAGTACTCAAGCGAAAGTCAGGGCCGGAATCTGACGTTTGGAGTATAGGCGTTATTACCTATATTTTGCTGTGTGGAAGACGGCCTTTCTGGGACAAAACTGAAGATGGAATATTTAAAGAG GTATTAAAAAACAAGCCAGATTTTCGCCGCAAGCCTTGGCCAAATATTACTCCAGCTGCAAAGGATTTTGTACAAAAGTTACTAGTTAAGGATCCCCGTGCAAGACTAACTGCTGCACAGGCATTAT CACATGATTGGGTAAGAGAAGGAGGAAAAGCATCTGAAATACCCTTGGATATATCAGTATTACATAATATGCGACAGTTTGTGAAATATAGCCGTTTCAAGCAATTTGCTTTAAGG GCATTAGCATCTACACTAAACTCAGAAGAGTTGTCTGATCTTCGTGATCAGTTCAATGCCATTGACGTTGACAAAAATGGAACAATTAGCCTGGAGGAATTGAAGCAG GCTCTTGCAAAGGATGTTCCGTGGAGATTAAAGGGTCCTCGTGTTTTAGAGATTATTGAGGCG ATTGATAGTAATACAGATGGGCTAGTTGATTTTGAAGAGTTCGTGGCGGCAACACTACACGTGCATCAGCTGGTGGAACATGATACTGAAAAGTGGAAATCATTGTCTCAAGCTGCATTTGATAAATTTGACGTCGATGGCGATGGCTATATCACATCTGATGAACTTAGAATG CATACAGGAATGAAGGGTTCTATTGACCCCCTCCTAGAGGAGGCTGACATTGACAAAGATGGCAAAATAAGCCTAGACGAATTCCGCAGGCTCTTGAAAACTGCAAGCATGAGCGCGCGCACTGTACAAACTCCGAGGGGCGTTTGCGTGTCATAG